A stretch of Mastomys coucha isolate ucsf_1 unplaced genomic scaffold, UCSF_Mcou_1 pScaffold3, whole genome shotgun sequence DNA encodes these proteins:
- the Ip6k3 gene encoding inositol hexakisphosphate kinase 3, protein MVVRHSSDKGNAGVGVPLEPFLHQVGGHLSVLQYDAYTVCKPLVSREQKFYESLPLAMRCFTPQYKGTITVRLRRDSRGHLGLVANPLKENLEPFQVSSESKAVALWQTLQQATSSESSPRPLAQLARSLKESAAKVLLRSDCHPSTQASPLVERKDFNPWGLHCHQAHLTRLCSQYPEDKRHRFLLLENVVSQYKQPCILDLKMGTRQHGDDASEEKKARHMKKCAQSTSACLGVRICGMQVYQTDKKSFLCKDKYYGRRLSVEGFRQALSQFLHDGVRLRTELLEPILRRLQALLTVIRSQSSYRFYSSSLLIIYDGEPPQETPQTTQGSTSNDPTKVDVRMIDFAHTTYKGSWNEHTTYEGPDPGYIFGLENLIGILRGIQEGE, encoded by the exons ATGGTGGTGCGGCACAGCTCTGACAAGGGGAACGCTGGGGTGGGTGTGCCTCTGGAGCCCTTCCTGCACCAGGTTGGGGGCCACCTGAGTGTGCTGCAGTACGACGCCTACACAGTCTGTAAGCCCCTTGTCTCCCGGGAGCAGAAATTCTATGAGTCCCTGCCATTGGCCATGAGGTGCTTCACTCCGCAGTACAAAG GTACCATCACTGTGCGTCTCCGGAGAGACAGCAGAGGCCATCTTGGCCTGGTTGCCAACCCGCTGAAGGAGAACCTGGagcctttccaggtctcctcagAGTCCAAAGCAGTAGCTCTCTGGCAGACGCTTCAGCAGGCCACCAGCAGCGAGAGCAGCCCCCGCCCCCTCGCCCAGCTGGCTCGCTCACTGAAGGAGAG TGCAGCCAAGGTGCTCCTGAGGTCCGACTGCCACCCCAGTACCCAGGCCTCCCCGCTTGTGGAGAGAAAGGACTTCAACCCATGGGGACTGCACTGTCACCAAGCCCACCTGACCCGTCTGTGCTCCCAGTACCCAGAGGACAAGCGGCACC GGTTCTTGCTGTTGGAAAATGTGGTGTCACAGTACAAGCAGCCCTGCATCTTGGATCTGAAGATGGGGACTCGGCAGCACGGGGATGATGCATCCGAGGAGAAGAAGGCCCGTCACATGAAGAAGTGCGCACAGAGCACTTCCGCCTGCCTGGGCGTGCGCATCTGCGGCATGCAG GTTTATCAAACTGATAAGAAGAGCTTTCTCTGCAAAGATAAGTACTATGGAAGGAGGCTCTCGGTGGAGGGATTCAGGCAAGCTCTTTCTCAATTCCTCCATGACGGGGTCCGCCTCCGCACCGAGCTCCTGGAGCCCATCCTGCGGAGGCTGCAGGCACTGCTCACTGTCATCAGGAGCCAGAGTTCTTACCGCTTCTACTCCAGCTCCCTCCTCATAATCTATGATGGAGAGCCTCCCCAGGAAACTCCCCAGACCACCCAGGGCAGCACTTCCAACGACCCTACCAAAGTCGATGTCCGGATGATTGACTTCGCTCACACGACATACAAGGGCTCCTGGAATGAGCACACCACCTACGAGGGACCAGATCCTGGCTATATTTTTGGCCTAGAAAACCTCATCGGGATTCTGCGGGGTATCCAAGAGGGAGAATGA